From the genome of Eublepharis macularius isolate TG4126 chromosome 12, MPM_Emac_v1.0, whole genome shotgun sequence, one region includes:
- the LOC129339337 gene encoding olfactory receptor 4D9-like gives MEQNYTSRVSEFVLLGLSQNPEHQHFLFFLFLFIYLATWLGNLTIIITVICDYHLHTPMYFLLANLAFLDVSESSITAPKLLQILLTQHKTISYSSCIIQMFCIHFIGGTVIFFLVVMAADRYLAIHKPLQYMTIMNRNMCLKVMAGAWIVAFIHAITVISMVIRLTFCGPNVLDNFYCDIPQVVQLACTDTYNVDLFIITNNGLVITGVFTGLLISYTVILIKIRNHLSEGKHKAISTCAAQITVVSLHFIPCAFIYDRPFQKFPEDKIVSLIYTVISPVLNPIIYTLRNTEMKNAIRRLGGKVLFSHRNAKM, from the coding sequence ATGGAGCAGAATTACACCAGCAGAGTGAGTGAATTTGTCCTTCTGGGTTTGTCCCAAAATCCGGAACACCAGCACTTCCTATTTTTCCTCTTTCTGTTCATCTACTTGGCTACCTGGTTGGGAAATCTCACTATAATAATTACTGTAATCTGTGACTATCACCTTCATACCCCTATGTACTTTCTTTTGGCTAACTTGGCTTTCCTGGATGTCTCTGAATCCTCAATTACTGCACCCAAGTTGTTGCAAATTCTACTCACCCAGCACAAAACCATCTCCTACAGTAGCTGCATTATTCAGATGTTTTGCATCCATTTCATTGGCGGTAccgtgattttttttcttgtggtgATGGCAGCTGATCGGTACTTGGCTATTCACAAACCATTGCAATACATGACTATCATGAACAGAAATATGTGTTTGAAAGTAATGGCAGGAGCTTGGATAGTTGCTTTCATTCATGCTATTACTGTGATTTCAATGGTAATACGGTTAACATTCTGTGGTCCCAACGTACTCGACAACTTCTATTGTGACATCCCACAGGTTGTGCAATTAGCCTGCACAGACACATACAATGTTGACCTGTTTATTATTACCAACAATGGACTGGTTATTACAGGGGTCTTTACTGGATTGCTCATTTCATATACTGTCATCTTGATCAAGATAAGAAACCATCTTTCAGAAGGCAAGCACAAAGCTATTTCCACTTGTGCTGCCCAAATCACAGTGGTTAGCTTGCATTTCATTCCATGTGCCTTCATTTATGATCGGCCTTTTCAAAAATTTCCAGAAGACAAGATAGTCTCTCTCATCTATACCGTGATTTCACCAGTGCTGAACCCAATCATCTATACATTaagaaacacagagatgaaaaatGCCATTAGGAGATTAGGAGGCAAAGTACTTTTCTCCCATAGGAATGCAAAAATGTAA